The following are encoded together in the Malaya genurostris strain Urasoe2022 chromosome 3, Malgen_1.1, whole genome shotgun sequence genome:
- the LOC131435521 gene encoding superoxide dismutase [Cu-Zn] isoform X1: protein MPAKAVCVLSGDVKGTIYFEQNGGSVSITGYVDGLSPGNHGLHIHEFGDFSRGCLSTGPHYNPYGNDHGGPGDVNRHVGDLGNVRAYSTGLAKIQLVDHHITLLGDQSILGRTLCVTEFEDDLGRGGHDYSKTTGNSGNRIAYAIIGVAREEFFPERGHLTSRD, encoded by the exons ATGCCGGCTAAAGCTGTTTGCGTACTGAGTGGCGATGTCAAGGGCACCATTTATTTTGAACAGAAT GGCGGTTCTGTTTCGATAACCGGATATGTGGATGGATTGTCTCCAGGCAACCACGGGCTGCATATTCATGAGTTCGGTGATTTTTCTCGAGGTTGCTTGTCTACCGGACCACATTATAACCCATACGGTAACGATCATGGTGGACCAGGCGACGTCAATAGGCATGTCGGTGATTTAGGTAACGTTCGAGCCTACAGTACTGGTTTGGCCAAGATACAACTGGTGGATCACCATATAACACTTCTCGGCGATCAAAGTATTCTCGGTCGAACGTTGTGCGTCACCGAGTTTGAGGACGATCTGGGACGGGGAGGCCATGATTACAGCAAAACTACAGGGAACTCCGGAAATAGAATTGCTTACGCTATCATCGGAGTTGCACGAGAGGAATTCTTTCCAGAGCGAGGACATTTAACATCGAGAGattga
- the LOC131435521 gene encoding superoxide dismutase [Cu-Zn] isoform X2, which translates to MPAKAVCVLSGDVKGTIYFEQNGDSDPVKVTGEVSGLKPGNHGFHIHEFGDNTNGCTSAGPHFNPHKKEHGGPDASERHAGDLGNVVADASGVAKVDISDKQISLAGSLSILGRTVVVHADPDDLGLGGHELSKSTGNAGARLACGVIGICKA; encoded by the exons ATGCCGGCTAAAGCTGTTTGCGTACTGAGTGGCGATGTCAAGGGCACCATTTATTTTGAACAGAAT GGAGATTCAGACCCGGTTAAAGTCACCGGTGAAGTAAGCGGTCTGAAACCGGGTAACCATGGTTTTCACATTCATGAGTTTGGCGACAATACTAATGGCTGTACTTCGGCTGGACCGCATTTTAACCCGCACAAGAAGGAACATGGCGGTCCGGATGCCTCTGAAAGACATGCTGGAGATTTGGGTAATGTTGTTGCAGATGCCAGTGGCGTTGCAAAAGTGGACATCAGTGACAAGCAGATTTCTTTGGCTGGCTCTTTGAGCATTCTCGGACGTACTGTCGTTGTACATGCCGATCCGGATGATCTTGGATTGGGAGGACATGAGTTAAGCAAATCTACCGGAAACGCTGGAGCTCGTTTGGCTTGCGGAGTGATTGGGATTTGCAAGGCTTAA
- the LOC131435858 gene encoding ankyrin repeat, SAM and basic leucine zipper domain-containing protein 1, producing MFRPAGFYSDSDEDSEFGYDFGYSKSESVKQIDNKIPPTANTNNDDALYQATVDGNLDEVQLILEADKYLLNGCLRHGWPLLLLACNEAQYAIVEFLLEEKRIDVNQNWGLKTALMAACESTRNSEDVLKLVSLLLEFGAVINCTDSYGMTPLMFAITNGHTEVVKLMIDQASLEATDNEGLTALFHAVNSNQPEVVKLLLKSGASTDIINRRGFTPKQEAEFKGYQEVAQLFPADQDFYTIPNKYLSYNHYRDLCYGETENDMPGYHQEIGLLLFGSYSEQHLGVFAKEGFDLMQYLTLTDSELKDLGFQLPFERKKILFGLLKFHRQTWSKRSMKKFDKDCVLDSYDLFEMLGNHLKHLTVMQASLVYVAQMKSLSGGNAELGSLLTKCQMKLEPMRQAVALLEKEIEKIHRLSTRPVLHIDADTPRNQKKWKGWSTTRVIFIIVISGALTSLVRFLRK from the exons ATGTTCCGGCCTGCAGGGTTCTATTCTGATTCTGATGAGGATTCGGAATTCGGATACGATTTCGGATACAGCAAATCGGAA tCAGTGAAGcaaattgataataaaattcCACCAACCGCAAATACAAACAACGATGATGCCTTATATCAAGCCACTGTCGATGGaaatttggacgaggttcaacTGATTTTAGAAGCGGACAAATATCTGTTGAACGGCTGCCTGCGACATGGCTGGCCACTTCTGCTATTAGCATGTAACGAGGCTCAGTATGCGATTGTAGAATTCCTTCTGGAAGAAAAACGAATCGATGTTAATCAAAATTGGGGTTTGAAAACTGCTCTCATGGCAGCCTGCGAATCAACACGTAATTCCGAGGATGTACTCAAGTTGGTCTCACTGCTCTTGGAGTTTGGAGCGGTCATTAATTGTACCGACAGCTATGGAATGACTCCGTTAATGTTTGCTATCACGAATGGGCACACGGAGGTTGTCAAACTGATGATAGATCAAGCCTCGCTTGAAGCAACTGATAATGAAGGTTTGACA GCACTTTTCCATGCAGTGAACAGTAATCAGCCAGAGGTTGTTAAACTATTACTCAAATCCGGTGCCTCGACTGATATCATCAATCGGAGAGGTTTTACTCCCAAACAGGAGGCGGAATTCAAGGGGTACCAGGAGGTTGCTCAATTATTTCCAGCCGATCAGGATTTTTATACCATACCGAACAAATATCTCAGTTACAATCACTATCGAGATCTATGCTACGGTGAAACGGAAAACGATATGCCCGGATATCATCAGGAAATTGGACTTCTACTGTTCGGATCGTACAGTGAACAACATTTGGGTGTGTTCGCAAAAGAGGGTTTCGATTTGATGCAATATCTAACCTTGACTGACAGCGAGTTGAAAGATCTGGGTTTTCAGTTACCCTTCGAaagaaaaaagatcttgtttggATTGCTGAAATTTCATCGGCAGACCTGGAGCAAACGGAGTATGAAAAAATTCGATAAAGATTGTGTTCTAGA ctcCTATGACTTGTTTGAAATGCTGGGCAATCACTTGAAGCATCTTACCGTAATGCAAGCTTCATTGGTATACGTTGCGCAAATGAAATCACTCAGTGGTGGAAATGCTGAACTTGGATCACTGTTAACAAAATGTCAAATGAAGCTGGAACCGATGAGACAGGCCGTTGCTTTACTAGAAAAAGAGATCGAAAAAATTCATCGGCTATCAACGCGCCCAGTACTGCACATCGATGCCGATACTCCTCGcaatcagaaaaaatggaaaggTTGGTCGACTACCCGCGTTATATTCATCATCGTGATCTCTGGTGCTCTGACGAGTTTGGTTCGTTTTCTaagaaaatga